From the Nitrobacter hamburgensis X14 genome, one window contains:
- a CDS encoding TonB-dependent receptor, whose product MTNIGSGVERHGWRCLLLSTSAAVVLGAGLLLDCTPALAQQEQSSANPLPPIHVSPPQQRTRRARSTPNTSRAARPRGRTVVAAPSEKKFPSVSSQDARTGQTGYVTQSTSSGTRTNTALINVPQSISVLTKDFIKDQSFTSIGEATRYVPGVIYHQGESHRDDLVIRGQRSNADFYTNGIRDDVQYFRDFYNLQRLEVLKGPNAMIFGRGGGGGVINRVLKEADGTTVREVTVGGNSYPGARVTTDIGQAVNENWAARFNAMYENTESYRDFVNLERWAVNPTVTFAPNDTTTVKLSYEHLHDRRTVDRGIPSQILPGNALPRPPYDTSASTFFGNPNLNYALADVDIGTAVIEHDFENGFTVRNATQAARYDKFYQNIYPGGGANSGAVNVAGTSSNLSAYNNETDRTNLFNQTDLTYKFDAGITRHTVVFGGEVGRQSGLNFRHSGFFNGVSDTIAVDPRNPVSYVPVTFVNTAKDSNNTYNLNLGAVYVQDQVEITRYLQLIGGVRFDHFDLQSRDRRTNVVMGRVDDLVSPRAGVIFKPIDNLSIYGSYSVSYLPSAGDQFSSLNPGLVIAEPEKFVNKEVGVKYDILPRLQFAAALYDLDRTNQRLADPNNSGFFLLSGATKTRGFEASLAGYVTDSWQITAGYAYTDARIASNTSPTVVAGNRVALVPYNTISVWNKYQFNPMWAAAIGVIHYSNFFASSDDTVRIPDFTRVDGAVFLTLNETWRAQLNIENLFDRKYYATADGNNNITPGSPRVFRLSATAKF is encoded by the coding sequence ATGACGAACATCGGGTCAGGGGTTGAGCGTCACGGTTGGCGCTGCTTATTGTTGTCGACCAGTGCAGCGGTGGTGCTTGGCGCCGGATTGTTGCTCGATTGTACCCCGGCGCTGGCTCAACAGGAACAGTCATCTGCAAATCCGTTGCCGCCGATTCACGTATCGCCGCCGCAACAGAGAACCCGTCGAGCCCGATCGACGCCCAACACATCGAGAGCGGCGCGACCGAGAGGGCGGACCGTCGTTGCCGCGCCTTCGGAGAAGAAGTTTCCGAGCGTGAGCAGCCAGGACGCGAGGACCGGACAGACAGGTTACGTCACACAGAGCACGAGCAGCGGAACGCGAACGAACACCGCTTTGATCAATGTCCCTCAGTCAATCTCCGTTCTTACGAAAGACTTCATCAAGGACCAGTCTTTCACCTCGATCGGCGAAGCGACCCGGTATGTGCCCGGCGTCATCTATCATCAGGGCGAGTCCCATCGGGACGACCTGGTGATCCGCGGGCAGCGAAGCAATGCGGACTTCTACACGAACGGAATCCGGGACGACGTGCAGTATTTTCGCGATTTCTACAATTTGCAGAGGCTCGAAGTCTTGAAGGGCCCCAACGCCATGATCTTCGGGCGTGGCGGCGGCGGCGGCGTGATCAATCGTGTGCTGAAGGAGGCCGATGGCACGACCGTGCGCGAGGTGACAGTCGGCGGCAACTCCTATCCGGGCGCGCGCGTGACGACCGATATCGGGCAGGCCGTCAACGAGAACTGGGCGGCGCGCTTCAATGCTATGTATGAAAATACAGAGAGCTATCGGGATTTCGTCAATCTCGAGCGCTGGGCCGTCAATCCAACCGTCACGTTTGCGCCAAACGATACCACGACGGTCAAGTTGAGCTACGAGCATCTGCACGATCGCCGCACCGTCGATCGTGGTATTCCCTCGCAGATCCTCCCGGGCAACGCGTTGCCGAGGCCTCCGTACGATACGTCGGCATCGACATTCTTCGGCAATCCAAATCTGAACTATGCGCTCGCTGATGTCGACATCGGCACTGCCGTTATCGAGCATGATTTCGAAAACGGGTTCACGGTCCGCAATGCGACCCAGGCGGCGCGCTACGACAAATTCTACCAGAACATTTATCCTGGCGGCGGAGCGAACTCGGGCGCAGTGAATGTTGCCGGTACTTCGAGTAATTTGTCCGCCTACAACAACGAGACGGATCGTACCAACCTCTTCAATCAAACGGACCTGACATACAAGTTCGACGCCGGGATCACGCGCCATACTGTTGTATTTGGAGGCGAGGTCGGTCGTCAAAGCGGCCTGAACTTTCGCCATAGCGGTTTCTTCAACGGCGTGTCGGACACCATCGCCGTTGATCCGAGGAATCCGGTCTCCTATGTCCCGGTGACGTTCGTAAACACTGCAAAGGACTCGAACAACACCTATAATCTTAACCTTGGCGCGGTCTATGTGCAGGACCAAGTCGAGATAACCCGCTATCTGCAGTTGATCGGCGGCGTGCGGTTCGATCATTTCGATCTTCAGTCGCGAGACAGGCGCACTAACGTCGTGATGGGTCGTGTCGACGATCTGGTGTCACCTCGCGCCGGGGTCATCTTCAAGCCAATCGATAATCTTTCGATCTACGGCAGCTATAGCGTGTCGTATCTGCCGAGCGCGGGCGATCAATTCAGCTCGCTCAATCCCGGGCTGGTGATCGCAGAGCCGGAGAAGTTCGTGAACAAGGAAGTTGGGGTCAAATACGACATTCTGCCTCGCCTTCAGTTTGCCGCGGCATTGTATGACCTCGATCGGACCAACCAGCGTCTTGCGGATCCGAACAATTCTGGCTTCTTCCTCCTCAGCGGAGCGACCAAGACTCGCGGCTTCGAGGCGTCACTTGCTGGTTATGTCACGGATTCCTGGCAGATTACCGCAGGGTATGCCTATACGGATGCACGGATCGCAAGCAATACGTCGCCGACGGTCGTGGCGGGCAACAGGGTGGCGCTGGTGCCGTACAATACGATTTCCGTTTGGAACAAATACCAATTCAATCCAATGTGGGCAGCGGCCATCGGGGTGATTCACTATTCGAATTTCTTTGCGTCGTCCGACGATACCGTCCGCATTCCGGATTTTACGCGCGTGGATGGTGCAGTCTTCCTGACCTTGAATGAAACATGGCGTGCTCAGTTGAACATCGAAAATCTGTTCGATCGGAAATACTACGCAACGGCTGACGGAAACAACAACATCACGCCAGGGTCACCGCGGGTATTCCGATTGTCGGCTACCGCCAAGTTCTGA
- a CDS encoding multicopper oxidase domain-containing protein: MHVIPMILQRCALRAPLVASIFAASAALCVASPPTASAETRHFSMTVEDTILKLVDKQTFHTFSFNNQTPGPLIHVQEGDDVEIEVENNTTLPHTIHWHGMFQRGTWKNDGVPDTTQPAIPPGETFTYRFKAEPSGTMWYHCHVNVNEHVAMRGMWGPLIVDPKDPPPVEKEVTKDYIMMFSSWSSAWAKKPGYGGIPGDVQDFFTINGKAYPDTQPLRIKEGDVVRIRLIGAGDEMHSVHIHGHDFEVYAKDGRPLANPYLADTILFGPGERYDLILRADNPGIWMVHDHIDRHTVNGTSPMGGMMTTIEYEEIPVKEQAFYKWKNKEFVPDFYYEESMKKPFGMYESPALKGDPAP, from the coding sequence ATGCATGTTATTCCCATGATCCTGCAACGCTGTGCGCTGCGCGCACCTCTCGTCGCCTCCATCTTCGCCGCAAGTGCCGCATTATGCGTCGCCAGTCCGCCCACGGCATCCGCGGAGACCCGTCATTTCTCGATGACCGTCGAGGACACGATCCTCAAGCTGGTCGACAAACAGACCTTCCACACCTTCTCCTTTAACAACCAGACGCCTGGCCCGCTGATCCATGTGCAGGAGGGCGATGATGTCGAGATCGAAGTCGAAAACAACACGACGCTGCCGCACACGATTCATTGGCACGGCATGTTTCAACGCGGCACCTGGAAAAACGACGGCGTTCCCGACACGACGCAGCCGGCGATTCCGCCCGGCGAGACCTTTACCTATCGCTTCAAGGCCGAGCCGTCCGGCACCATGTGGTACCACTGTCATGTCAACGTCAACGAGCATGTCGCCATGCGCGGCATGTGGGGTCCGTTGATCGTCGATCCGAAGGATCCGCCGCCGGTCGAAAAGGAAGTCACCAAAGATTACATCATGATGTTCTCCAGTTGGTCTTCTGCCTGGGCCAAGAAGCCCGGCTATGGCGGCATCCCCGGTGACGTGCAGGATTTCTTCACCATCAACGGCAAGGCTTATCCCGACACCCAGCCATTGCGGATCAAGGAGGGCGATGTCGTTCGCATCCGCCTGATCGGCGCCGGTGACGAAATGCATTCCGTCCACATCCACGGCCATGACTTCGAGGTCTATGCCAAGGATGGCCGGCCGCTCGCTAATCCTTACCTCGCCGACACAATCCTGTTCGGACCAGGTGAGCGCTACGACCTGATTCTGCGCGCCGACAATCCCGGCATCTGGATGGTGCACGATCACATCGACAGGCACACGGTGAACGGCACGTCGCCGATGGGCGGCATGATGACCACCATCGAATACGAGGAAATCCCGGTGAAGGAGCAGGCTTTCTATAAATGGAAAAACAAAGAGTTCGTGCCCGATTTTTATTATGAAGAATCGATGAAAAAGCCGTTCGGCATGTACGAGAGCCCTGCCCTCAAGGGCGATCCCGCGCCCTAA
- the narH gene encoding nitrate reductase subunit beta: protein MDIRSQVSMVFHLDKCIGCHTCSIACKNIWTDRKGTEYMYWNNVETKPGTGYPTRWEDQTKYRGGWVVDGTRQKSLRLRLQGKWGTLTNIFYNPYLPTLDDYFEPWTYDYQNLINAPLADEQPTARAISMVTGKYMDTIEAGPNWDDDLGGSQVYANNDPNYDGASDEEMRQINEINSTVFFYLPRICNHCLNPGCVAACPQGAIYKRGEDGVVLVSQERCRAWRMCVSGCPYKKTYFNWSTGKAEKCILCYPRLESGQPPACFHSCVGRIRYIGLVLYDADAIEETAKAPQDQLVAAQRNIIKDPFDPKIIEAARANGIPDSKIDAAQKSPVYQFVKKWGIALPLHPEFRTLPMLFYVPPLGPVLAKVENGVYDNIASEARLGPLMSSLERSRISLRYMASLLSGGNEDIIRDVYKKLVAVRVYMRSKKVKDIPEEEVQRALAEGKTTAAEVEAIWRLTSLPTFEERFVVPPMEREESVDALFPQLDPVSRNYPVRRGEVGVGFHTDPARGP, encoded by the coding sequence ATGGACATCCGATCTCAAGTTTCGATGGTCTTTCACCTGGATAAGTGCATCGGCTGCCACACCTGCAGCATCGCGTGCAAGAACATCTGGACCGATCGCAAGGGCACCGAGTACATGTACTGGAACAACGTGGAGACCAAGCCGGGTACCGGATACCCGACACGTTGGGAAGACCAGACCAAGTATCGGGGCGGCTGGGTGGTCGACGGGACGAGGCAGAAGAGCCTGCGGCTGCGGCTGCAGGGCAAATGGGGAACGCTGACCAATATCTTCTACAATCCCTATCTGCCGACGCTCGACGACTATTTCGAGCCCTGGACCTACGACTATCAAAACCTGATCAACGCGCCCCTGGCCGACGAGCAACCGACCGCGCGCGCCATCTCGATGGTGACCGGCAAGTACATGGACACGATCGAGGCGGGACCGAACTGGGACGACGATCTTGGCGGCTCGCAGGTCTACGCCAACAACGATCCGAACTACGATGGTGCCTCCGACGAGGAAATGCGCCAGATCAACGAGATCAACAGCACGGTCTTTTTCTACCTGCCGCGCATCTGCAACCATTGTCTCAATCCGGGCTGCGTAGCGGCCTGCCCGCAGGGAGCGATCTACAAGCGCGGCGAGGACGGCGTGGTGCTGGTCAGCCAGGAGCGCTGCCGCGCCTGGCGCATGTGCGTCTCCGGCTGCCCGTACAAGAAGACCTACTTCAACTGGTCGACCGGCAAGGCCGAAAAGTGCATCCTGTGCTATCCGCGCCTCGAGAGCGGCCAGCCTCCGGCCTGCTTCCACTCGTGCGTGGGACGCATCCGGTATATCGGCCTCGTGCTCTACGATGCCGATGCGATCGAGGAAACCGCCAAGGCGCCGCAAGACCAGTTGGTGGCGGCACAGCGCAACATCATCAAGGATCCGTTCGATCCGAAGATCATCGAGGCCGCCAGGGCCAACGGTATCCCCGATTCGAAGATCGACGCTGCGCAGAAGTCGCCGGTCTACCAGTTCGTCAAGAAGTGGGGCATTGCGCTGCCGCTGCATCCGGAGTTCCGCACGCTGCCGATGCTGTTCTACGTACCGCCGCTGGGGCCGGTGCTCGCCAAGGTGGAAAACGGCGTGTACGACAACATTGCCTCGGAAGCGAGACTGGGACCGTTGATGAGTTCGCTCGAAAGGTCGCGCATATCGCTTCGCTATATGGCGAGCCTGTTGTCGGGCGGTAATGAGGACATCATCCGCGACGTCTACAAGAAGCTTGTCGCTGTGCGTGTCTATATGCGCTCGAAGAAGGTCAAGGACATCCCGGAGGAAGAGGTGCAAAGGGCGCTCGCCGAAGGCAAGACCACTGCGGCCGAGGTCGAGGCGATCTGGCGGCTCACCTCGTTGCCGACCTTCGAGGAACGCTTTGTGGTTCCGCCGATGGAGCGTGAGGAATCGGTCGATGCGCTGTTCCCGCAGCTCGATCCGGTGTCGCGCAACTACCCGGTTCGCAGAGGCGAGGTCGGCGTCGGCTTCCACACCGACCCGGCGAGAGGACCATAG
- a CDS encoding RrF2 family transcriptional regulator, giving the protein MRLTSFFDYTLRLLMYAATHSDRLITIEETAGVYGISRTHLMKVANQLTRAGYLKAVRGRSGGLALAKRPNRIKLGDVLCATEPDFALVECFSANNHCPISSSCRLRAPLREALAAFTATLDRYTLADLILSPKDFGIPPAA; this is encoded by the coding sequence ATGCGATTGACAAGTTTTTTCGACTACACGCTTCGCTTGCTGATGTATGCGGCCACGCACAGTGATCGGTTGATCACGATCGAAGAGACCGCGGGCGTTTACGGCATCTCGCGTACCCATCTCATGAAAGTCGCAAATCAGCTCACGCGCGCGGGCTATCTCAAAGCCGTGCGTGGCAGGTCGGGCGGGCTTGCGCTTGCCAAGCGGCCGAACCGGATCAAGCTCGGTGATGTTTTGTGCGCGACCGAGCCGGATTTCGCGCTAGTGGAATGCTTTTCAGCGAACAACCACTGTCCGATCTCGTCAAGCTGTCGCCTGCGCGCACCATTGAGGGAAGCGCTGGCTGCGTTCACAGCGACGCTTGATCGTTATACCCTCGCCGATCTTATCCTCAGTCCGAAAGACTTCGGGATCCCGCCTGCCGCATGA
- a CDS encoding tetratricopeptide repeat protein: protein MREALINQKQPSRGWLRLYIASSVAGVAIGIAVAVWFTHVSPLTTHHVTVPLNSAATTAPVPLEGLFDLPKLVAATDASRPWAIVGGALLQVGLARFSVPMLERAIENDPDNSVLHVALGEALTLAGSGLISDRAKAEFEFALRADPNDLVARFYMGQWLLQNGKPKPALVKWVGLMRTVGSDQTWNDRLWTVMPIAAQEVGINQLALQALCVAGM, encoded by the coding sequence ATGAGGGAAGCACTTATCAATCAAAAGCAGCCTTCAAGGGGCTGGTTAAGGCTGTACATCGCTTCCTCCGTCGCCGGAGTTGCGATCGGTATAGCCGTCGCGGTTTGGTTCACGCATGTGTCGCCGCTCACCACGCACCATGTCACCGTTCCGCTGAATAGCGCGGCCACTACAGCGCCGGTGCCGCTCGAAGGTTTGTTCGATTTGCCGAAGCTTGTAGCTGCGACGGATGCGAGCCGGCCCTGGGCGATCGTAGGTGGTGCATTGCTGCAGGTCGGTCTTGCCCGTTTCAGTGTTCCGATGCTCGAGCGGGCGATTGAGAATGACCCGGACAATAGCGTGCTTCATGTTGCCTTGGGGGAAGCGCTCACGCTGGCGGGTAGCGGTCTGATTTCAGATCGCGCCAAGGCGGAATTCGAATTCGCGCTCCGGGCCGACCCCAACGATCTGGTCGCACGATTCTATATGGGGCAGTGGCTGCTGCAAAACGGCAAGCCAAAGCCGGCCTTGGTCAAATGGGTGGGCTTGATGCGCACGGTGGGAAGCGATCAGACCTGGAATGACCGGCTATGGACGGTGATGCCGATAGCGGCGCAGGAGGTCGGCATCAACCAGCTTGCGCTGCAAGCTCTCTGTGTCGCGGGGATGTAA
- a CDS encoding molybdopterin-containing oxidoreductase family protein → MTLQRIRGYCALCISHCGCISTVENGVLTKVEPDPDHPTGGNFCIKGKAAPELVNSPDRLLTPVKRTRPKGDPDPGWQAISWDEALSFTASRMKEAAKQFGPEAVAFSVTTSSGTAISDAMPWIYRLINGFGSPNAVSTAHVCNWHKDFATAFTFGADSGMPDFKRTGCLVLWGFNPTNCWLAQASAIAEAKKRGMKLIVIDPRQVGLAHKADQWLRVRQGTDGALALGIAGVMIERGWYDRDFISTWSNGPFLIRDDNGRHLVESDLKEGGRADNYVAWDGSAGRPVVCGRGPQHDASSHQLSLAGTFELDTLHGRTTCRPAFELYASLCRAYSPERTQQITGVPAEQIRLVAEMLYAHGPVAYYAWSGVGQSTNATQTSRAMCLLYALTGAIDAPGGNVYFARPKLSNVFGRNLIPVAQPAKTLGLMERPLGPAKSGWITTRELYRAILEEQPYPVKGLVAFGSSLLHSRPSPEEGVRALRKLDFYVHCDLFLTPMAAEADVVLPVSSAWEREGIADGFRVNQEADALLQLRTAVVPARGESRSDTWIVFELAQRLGLKDQFFDGNIDAGIESMLEPSRVTLETLRAHPEGIALPLSTEYRKYTQHGFATPTGRVEIYSQALHDIGQSALPDYVAPAASVEQHPEWQRHFPLRLTSAKWTYFCHSQFRNLPSLRDKMPDPLIEVHPDTARTRDIDEHDWVVIRTPQGAIRARARFNRTLEKDVVCAQYGWADQTDNAAGADGMSRNFSKLISNAFYDPISGSFPLRAYACQLERAAPSV, encoded by the coding sequence ATGACTCTGCAACGAATCCGCGGATATTGCGCACTGTGCATCTCGCATTGCGGGTGCATTTCCACAGTCGAAAATGGTGTCCTGACCAAGGTCGAGCCGGATCCGGACCATCCGACCGGCGGGAATTTCTGCATCAAGGGCAAGGCGGCACCCGAGCTCGTTAACAGCCCGGATCGCCTGTTGACACCCGTTAAAAGAACCCGCCCGAAGGGCGATCCGGACCCGGGGTGGCAAGCTATCTCGTGGGACGAGGCGCTGAGTTTCACCGCCAGCCGCATGAAAGAAGCGGCGAAGCAGTTCGGACCCGAGGCCGTCGCCTTCAGCGTCACCACGTCCAGCGGCACCGCCATCAGCGACGCAATGCCGTGGATCTACCGCCTGATCAACGGCTTCGGCAGCCCCAACGCGGTTTCGACGGCCCATGTCTGCAACTGGCACAAGGATTTCGCTACCGCCTTCACCTTTGGCGCCGATAGCGGCATGCCGGACTTCAAACGCACCGGGTGCCTGGTGTTGTGGGGATTCAACCCGACCAACTGCTGGCTGGCACAAGCCTCGGCAATCGCCGAAGCGAAGAAGCGCGGCATGAAACTCATTGTCATCGATCCACGGCAAGTGGGACTGGCGCATAAGGCCGATCAGTGGTTGCGCGTGCGGCAGGGCACCGATGGCGCGCTGGCATTGGGCATCGCCGGCGTCATGATCGAACGCGGATGGTACGATCGTGATTTCATCTCCACCTGGAGCAACGGCCCGTTTCTGATTCGTGACGACAATGGACGTCATCTCGTCGAATCCGATTTGAAAGAAGGCGGCAGGGCAGACAACTACGTGGCATGGGATGGGTCGGCCGGACGCCCCGTGGTCTGCGGTCGTGGACCGCAACACGACGCATCGTCGCATCAGCTTTCCCTGGCCGGCACGTTTGAACTCGACACATTGCACGGCCGGACCACCTGCCGGCCGGCGTTCGAATTATATGCGAGCTTGTGCCGGGCCTATTCCCCGGAGAGAACCCAGCAGATTACGGGTGTTCCGGCCGAACAGATTCGACTCGTCGCGGAAATGCTCTACGCGCACGGGCCGGTGGCCTACTACGCATGGTCCGGGGTCGGGCAGAGTACCAATGCGACGCAGACCAGCCGCGCGATGTGCCTTTTGTATGCCCTCACCGGCGCCATCGATGCACCGGGAGGGAACGTCTATTTTGCCAGGCCGAAACTGAGCAACGTATTCGGTCGCAACCTCATCCCTGTCGCGCAGCCCGCCAAAACCCTCGGATTAATGGAACGTCCCCTCGGTCCGGCGAAAAGCGGCTGGATCACGACGCGTGAGCTGTATCGGGCCATTCTCGAGGAACAGCCGTACCCGGTGAAAGGTCTGGTGGCCTTCGGATCCAGTCTTCTGCATAGTCGCCCCAGCCCCGAGGAGGGCGTGCGCGCGCTCCGAAAACTTGATTTCTATGTCCACTGCGATTTGTTCCTCACCCCGATGGCCGCCGAAGCCGACGTGGTGTTGCCGGTATCGTCGGCGTGGGAGCGAGAGGGAATCGCGGATGGGTTTCGCGTCAACCAGGAAGCCGACGCGCTCTTGCAACTACGGACGGCGGTCGTACCAGCGCGCGGCGAGTCCCGCTCGGATACGTGGATTGTTTTTGAGCTGGCGCAGCGTCTGGGTCTGAAGGACCAATTCTTCGATGGCAATATCGACGCAGGCATTGAGTCCATGCTGGAACCGTCGCGCGTGACGCTGGAGACGCTGCGGGCTCATCCGGAAGGCATCGCGCTTCCTCTCTCGACCGAATATCGAAAATACACGCAGCATGGCTTTGCCACCCCTACCGGCCGTGTCGAAATCTATTCGCAGGCCTTGCACGATATCGGCCAGTCGGCTTTGCCGGATTATGTCGCGCCCGCCGCCAGCGTCGAACAACACCCGGAATGGCAAAGACACTTCCCATTACGACTGACATCGGCCAAATGGACCTACTTTTGCCATAGCCAGTTTCGAAATCTCCCCAGTCTGCGTGACAAAATGCCGGATCCGCTCATCGAGGTGCATCCCGATACGGCGAGAACACGCGACATCGATGAACATGACTGGGTCGTCATCCGTACCCCCCAAGGTGCTATCCGGGCGCGTGCAAGGTTCAACCGCACTCTCGAAAAAGACGTCGTTTGCGCTCAATATGGCTGGGCCGACCAGACCGACAACGCAGCGGGCGCAGACGGCATGTCCCGGAATTTCAGCAAGCTGATCAGTAACGCGTTTTATGATCCCATCAGCGGGTCTTTTCCCTTACGCGCCTATGCCTGCCAATTGGAAAGGGCTGCCCCTTCCGTTTAA
- a CDS encoding IS5-like element ISNha7 family transposase, translated as MRGSDERSGSLFSYVDLEARIRSDHPLRTIRQIANAALNDLSRDFDKLYTAFGRPSIAPEKLLRAMLLQAFYGIRSERQLMERLEFDLLLRWFVGLGVDDPVWDHSTFSKNRDRLLEGEIAAKFLNALMGQHQVKRLLSSEHFSVDGTLIEAWASIKSFRRKDGGDQDSDGPGRNAERSFHNEKRCNETHQSTTDPEARLYKKGGGQPAKLCYIGHALMENRNGLAVLGGVSRATGTAERDQALALIDCHRGQSERRITLGADKAYDVTAFVEDLRRRSVTPHIAIDGHLSKTGKPRKTAIDQRTLRHAGYAVSQRCRKRIEEVFGWIKASAGLAKIKLRGRDRVNATFTLALAAYNLIRLPKLLAAAA; from the coding sequence ATGCGGGGAAGCGACGAACGGTCAGGCTCGCTGTTCAGCTATGTGGACTTGGAGGCTCGGATTCGCTCCGACCATCCGCTGCGAACGATCCGACAGATCGCGAACGCGGCGTTGAATGATCTGTCGAGGGACTTTGACAAGCTCTACACGGCGTTCGGCCGTCCCTCGATCGCACCGGAGAAGCTGCTTCGGGCAATGCTGCTGCAGGCATTCTACGGGATCCGCTCGGAACGGCAGTTGATGGAGCGGCTGGAGTTCGACCTGCTGTTGCGCTGGTTCGTGGGCTTGGGCGTGGACGACCCGGTGTGGGACCACTCGACCTTCTCGAAGAACCGCGACCGATTGCTTGAAGGTGAGATCGCCGCGAAGTTCTTGAACGCGCTGATGGGGCAGCACCAGGTCAAGCGGCTGTTATCAAGCGAGCATTTTTCGGTCGACGGCACGCTGATCGAGGCGTGGGCATCGATCAAGAGCTTCCGGCGCAAGGACGGCGGTGACCAGGACAGTGATGGACCGGGACGCAACGCCGAGCGCAGTTTCCACAACGAGAAGCGCTGCAACGAGACGCATCAGAGCACGACCGATCCCGAGGCACGGCTCTATAAGAAGGGCGGCGGCCAGCCGGCGAAGCTTTGCTACATCGGCCATGCCCTGATGGAGAACCGCAACGGACTGGCGGTGCTGGGTGGCGTGAGCCGGGCGACCGGAACGGCGGAGCGGGATCAGGCGTTGGCGCTGATCGACTGCCACCGCGGCCAAAGCGAGCGGCGGATCACGCTGGGCGCCGACAAGGCCTATGACGTCACCGCATTCGTCGAGGACTTAAGACGGCGTTCGGTCACGCCGCACATCGCCATCGACGGGCATTTGAGCAAGACCGGAAAGCCGCGCAAGACCGCGATCGACCAGAGGACTCTCCGTCATGCCGGATATGCCGTCAGCCAACGCTGTCGCAAGCGCATCGAGGAGGTGTTCGGCTGGATCAAGGCCTCCGCCGGACTTGCCAAGATCAAGCTGCGAGGCCGCGACCGCGTCAACGCCACCTTCACCCTGGCGCTGGCGGCCTACAACCTGATCCGCTTGCCCAAACTCCTGGCAGCCGCCGCGTGA
- a CDS encoding response regulator transcription factor, translating to MRLLLIEDDAMFGKALVRGLKQNGMTIDWVRNGPDGFAALKRAEHAIALLDVGLPEMSGFDVLKAMRGTSKAPPILIITARDQVEDMVTGLDLGADDYIVKPFELRALLARIRAIVRRVNARSNSVVTSKEITLDPSTYIATFRGIESVLSAREFSVLHALMERPGTILSRSQIESRIYGWSEEVQSNAVDVVIHGLRKKYGKDIIRNIRGAGWMVTKAGI from the coding sequence ATGCGCCTCCTGTTGATCGAAGACGACGCAATGTTCGGCAAGGCGCTCGTACGAGGACTCAAGCAAAACGGCATGACCATCGATTGGGTTCGCAATGGCCCGGACGGCTTTGCCGCATTGAAACGTGCGGAACATGCTATTGCTCTACTCGACGTCGGACTTCCGGAGATGTCGGGTTTTGATGTCCTCAAGGCTATGCGCGGAACCAGCAAGGCCCCGCCCATTCTCATCATCACGGCGCGCGACCAGGTCGAAGACATGGTGACCGGCCTTGATCTCGGAGCTGATGACTACATCGTCAAACCGTTTGAACTTCGGGCTCTCCTCGCTCGCATTCGGGCCATCGTACGGCGGGTCAATGCTCGATCCAATTCCGTGGTGACGAGCAAGGAAATTACCCTGGACCCTTCCACTTACATCGCGACGTTCCGCGGCATCGAGTCTGTTCTTTCGGCACGCGAATTCTCGGTCCTGCACGCGCTTATGGAGCGCCCGGGAACGATCCTCTCGCGTTCCCAGATCGAGAGCCGTATCTACGGCTGGAGCGAGGAGGTCCAGAGCAATGCCGTCGACGTTGTCATTCATGGGCTGCGCAAGAAATACGGCAAGGATATCATTCGAAACATACGGGGCGCAGGCTGGATGGTCACCAAGGCCGGCATATGA